Proteins from one Aspergillus nidulans FGSC A4 chromosome VIII genomic window:
- a CDS encoding protein CYP650B1 (transcript_id=CADANIAT00001014) — MAMGNPELRTHFFRSSHEPGIPNSLRFPNGFLVTCGLPWLLLLFSVTIILFHPLRKKSDLPLINPGKGRIGILRGYRSRKTFTTELPRLVADGLSKASAFRIAAPDGVNIVLAPSYAHEIAEHPDLNPGPIAGDEFNSHINGFEVFAQLGTSDVISESVRTRLTRQLTKLTPLLTSETPLLLQSQWKDAPDWVEVSPHETALFILSRLSSLVFVGDDLGRNPDWIRILTSYNTEAFAAAEELNLWPQILRPLIARLKPSCRQLRRYIRDARALLVPVLEQRRHAQSQGDRREYNDAIEWLDETSRSTGQPYDPILSQMLLAIGSFHTSSDLLGQVLLDLCMRPDWKVLVRELRKEIISSLQGEGWDKIALNNLKLMDSVLKESQRLKPASTVTMGRYASREITLSDGTIIPKGSTVFIANVAMRDSNIYPDPDDFVPDRFTTRREKGDSSAYLVSASPEHLGFGLGRHACPGRFFAANELKIVLSHMLMKYDIKLPDNGAVAPSKSGIFLATNPDARICVRRRKEEIVI; from the exons ATGGCAATGGGAAATCCAGAGTTGCGGACACATTTCTTTCGTTCATCTCATGAGCCTGGGATTCCAAACAGCCTTAGATTTCCTAACGGCTTTCTGGTTACTTGCGGGCTCCCCTGGCTCCTACTACTCTTCTCGGTTACAATCATTCtttttcatcctcttcggaAAAAATCTGATTTGCCATTGATCAATCCCGGAAAGGGGCGCATCGGTATACTACGAGGGTATCGCTCACGGAAGACATTTACCACAGAGCTACCGAGATTAGTTGCAGATGGGCTTTCCAAG GCGAGTGCCTTTCGGATCGCAGCCCCAGATGGAGTCAACATCGTACTTGCTCCATCGTATGCACATGAGATCGCGGAGCATCCTGACTTGAACCCCGGCCCAATCGCTGGAGACGAGTTCAATTCCCATATTAATGGATTCGAGGTGTTTGCACAACTGGGAACCAGTGATGTCATCTCTGAGTCTGTGAGGACGAGACTGACCCGGCAGCTGA CAAAATTGACGCCGCTTCTCACTAGCGAGACTCCCCTTCTTCTACAATCCCAATGGAAAGATGCACCAG ACTGGGTGGAGGTGAGCCCGCATGAGACGGCTCTGTTTATTCTGTCGcggctctcttctctcgtcTTCGTTGGCGATGACCTCGGGCGCAACCCGGATTGGATACGCATCCTAACATCATACAACACCGAGGCTTTTGCAGCAGCCGAAGAGCTCAACCTCTGGCCTCAGATACTTCGACCCCTCATCGCCCGTCTAAAACCATCGTGCCGCCAGCTTCGTCGATATATCCGTGATGCACGTGCGCTTCTTGTCCCAGTCCTTGAGCAACGGCGCCATGCCCAGAGCCAGGGTGATCGAAGGGAGTATAACGACGCGATAGAATGGCTCGACGAGACGTCTCGCAGTACAGGTCAACCCTATGATCCTATATTATCCCAAATGCTCCTTGCCATCGGCTCTTTCCATACCTCCAGTGACCTCCTGGGGCAGGTCCTCCTTGACCTCTGCATGAGACCAGATTGGAAAGTTCTGGTCAGGGAGCTTCGGAAAGAAATCATATCCTCGCTACAGGGAGAGGGGTGGGATAAGATCGCTTTGAACAACCTTAAACTGATGGACAGTGTGCTGAAAGAGTCTCAACGTTTAAAGCCAGCCTCAACTG TAACGATGGGGCGATACGCCTCGCGCGAGATCACACTCTCAGACGGAACAATAATCCCCAAAGGCTCAACAGTCTTTATCGCCAACGTGGCCATGCGAGACTCCAATATCTACCCCGACCCTGATGATTTCGTTCCTGACCGTTTTACCACTCGGCGTGAAAAGGGCGATAGTTCCGCCTACCTGGTTTCGGCTTCCCCAGAACATCTAGGCTTTGGCCTTGGTCGACACGCGTGCCCTGGAAGATTCTTTGCCGCCAACGAGCTGAAGATTGTCTTGTCCCATATGCTTATGAAATACGACATTAAACTTCCTGATAATGGCGCGGTTGCACCCAGCAAGTCGGGGATCTTCTTAGCCACGAATCCCGATGCTAGGATCTGTGTCCGCCgaaggaaggaggagatAGTGATCTGA
- a CDS encoding protein ausF (transcript_id=CADANIAT00001013) — protein sequence MTPISVILVTDNKLTRPKTMSTTREKLLRTTSRFVSTFGSFDIEEILSIRTPTCLYHQCCPSFNKNVVTNEETRANFPQFIATFKRFDFSIIEPDHTLVDEAARRVMIRAKASAESIVGAYENEYIFILKMTDDCRFIEEIYEFYDTIRLKDLQYRLEAKHISYGDAAPFKTRDTQL from the exons ATGACCCCAATCTCTGTTATCCTCGTCACTGATAATAAGCT GACAAGGCCCAAAACCATGTCCACCACACGAGAAAAGCTCCTCAGAACAACCTCCAGATTTGTCTCAACGTTCGGGTCCTTTGACATAGAGGAAATTCTCTCCATTCGCACGCCAACATGCCTTTACCACCAGTGCTGCCCCAGCTTCAACAAAAATGTCGTAACGAACGAGGAAACCCGTGCGAACTTCCCGCAGTTCATCGCTACTTTCAAACGATTTGACTTTTCCATCATCGAGCCAGACCATACCCTTGTCGATGAGGCTGCTAGGAGAGTGATGATCCGCGCTAAGGCTTCCGCAGAAAGCATTGTTGGAGCCTATGAGAATGAGTACATCTTTATTCTGAAGATGACGGACGACTGTAGGTTTATCGAGGAGATCTACGAGTTCTACGATACCATAAGGCTGAAGGATCTCCAATACCGGTTAGAAGCGAAGCATATCTCTTACGGGGATGCTGCGCCCTTTAAAACGAGGGATACTCAGTTATGA